The segment TTGTCTCAGAGGCTTCTGCAATTACGTCAATGTATCTATTTACATCACTAGCATTTAATAACTTCAATATCACTTTCTTTTTTAAGAACTTAACATTAGACGATTTTCTAATATAGCGTTCAAAATCTACATCTTCAGATTTCATATTTGCAATATACTTAGTGGCTGACTCATGATGTGACTTTAAAGATGCATAGATGCAATGTAAGCAAATACTGATTATTGGTTTTACGTCATCCTCACCAAAATAGGATATGAAAAACTCAATTTTGCCAGCTCGCATAAATGGAATTATTTCTCGCCATAAGTCTTTCAAGTCTTCATCTTTGATTATTTTATCAACATATAATTTTTGCATGCGCCTAAAAATAATTAGCGTTTCATGAAGCAATGTAGTTCCTACCAATTCAATATGCTGATCAGTATTTCTAATTCGAACAAAACGTTGATTACCATCAATAGAGATATTCTCTTTTTTGAACATGTCCCAAGCAGATTCGTCATGCAGTATTGTTCTATACATAACCGTTTGACATTTAAAATCATTATTCAGATTTGATGATTTTGCTTCCTCACGCATCAATAAATCATTGATTGTGTCTTCAATTTCTTTTACCATAGAATGTCGTTCACGATTATTCTGCATTCTATGGAGCACTATATATGCGACAAAAGCTCCAATAGCTGCGTAAATCCAGTTAATGATATCACCAATGCTAATTAAATTTTCGATTAGTACTTTCATTTAAACTCCTTTACTGAATCGCTAGTTAAAGTTCACTTATACAAGAATATATTGCAAAACATATAGTAGCTGATGAGCTCAGCTACTATCCAAAAGCATATTATCAATATCTACTTAAATTCAATTTCGTATATTTTCCACTGTTCATTGTACCGAATCACAACGTCGATACCAAGCGTGCTCATTATCTCTGTAAAGTTGACCATAGTTCCCGACATCGACTTTGCATCCAGGTCGTAATAGTTCACTTTGTCAAACGCCTCACCATAAGTGGTAGTGCCATTTGTCAGCTGAGTAATTGTCGTATTGAAGGTTTTATCAAATGAGTTATGGCTTATTGCCACATTCATCACCTCACCAATTTTATCAACCCCAGAAAAAAGTGCCGAACCAGTCAATTTCATGTGCTCAGCTTCCTGCTCCAAAGCTGTGCCTTTTACATTTGGGTTCGAGTCTTCAAGGTAACTAATGCTCTGTTTTGTTACAGCACTTATGTTCACGAGAGTCTTCAAATCGTCTAAACTGCTGATCATCAGCTCACTGCTAGTCATATTACTATTAACAAGAACAGCATCATTCAGTTCAATTTTATATAACTCGTCATCTAAGTTCAGATAAATTCTGTCGTTATCCAGTTCGCTAAACCATTTTATATGCTCATTATTCTTAAGATATCTGCTGACTAACACAAGTGCCTGCTCGTTTGATGCAAGCGTGCCAGGTGCAAACTTGTTTTCACCGACACCGCTGATCATACCAAGATTGTAGGCTACTGCGATACTCTCTTTCGCCCAACTGCTGATAGTAATGTCATCAGCAAATACATGTGGCGAAACTTCTCCGTCTATAGTTAGTCCTGATTTAACTAGCGTTCTTACTAAGATCGTCGCCATTTGCTCACGGTTTAGTGCTATATCAGGACCAAACATGTTTTCAGCAATTCCATAGGTAATCCCGATACTTGCAGCCTTTAGCACATTTGGATTTGTAGAATCCTTAAAGCTCACTTCAGGATCTATCATTACCTTTTCATTTTTCAAGAACTCATAAAGCGGAACCATGATATCGATAAAACGTTCTCTAGTAATTGATTCCTTATATAGAGAAAAAGATGAATCATTTAGAATGCTAGACTGGTACAACTCATTGATTTCTCGTTCAGCCCAGCTTGAGGTAGACTTATTGTTACTGAGTGTTGCTTCGTTAGTCGTATTTTTATATCCATCAAGTAGTTCTGACTTACTCGGTATTTTGCCAAAATCAATCTGCTCTGTTCGGATATATACCGACTGGTTTGAATCAGCATCGTCAAACTTTTCATCAAAAAGAAAGACTGTTGTAAAATCACCTTGTTCAAATAGATCTTTTTTCACAGTATAAGTGATCTTCCCCTGCTCATATTGCAAATTCTCATGATCCAACCAAGACACCATATATAAGTCGCCCTGGTGGATTAAAGAATGATGTTTTAGGAACGGTAGTACCGTTCCTGACTACTTCTGCAAGTTTGCCATTGCTATACAACAAGGTGAATACATAGTCGTCCTGATCACGATATACATATACGCCTTCAATTTTAATACTACCTGGATAATCCGAATTGAACTGGAGCCCTGTAATTTCAAACCCATATTTTGATTCATTGTTTAATGGCTGGTCTGCAAATGCAACTGTAGATAATAGAATAATTAGTATAAGTATGATTGCTTTTTTCATTGTGTCCTCACTTGTTATTGTCATTATTGTGTCTAAATTAAGTGTAGTTGTGTAAGATTTGAACTTGCTTCAATTGCCCTATGAATCCTCCTTAAATCATATAATAAAGTAACACATAATATGCCAAATACAACAATTATTGAACTGTTAGTAATGTGCTTTGGCTATTTGATAAAAAAGCCACTGTCTTATAAACATTAATGGTTTTTGTCGTTTTTACGAGATTAAAATTCTTTTTGATTGCTTATTGACTTATTTATGTATCCTATTCGCTTTTTAACATCTCAATTTTTTTATAACAAAATATTACATGTGGCATGTATAAAAAGCCCTTACTTTTTAAGAGTAAGGGCTTTGTGAGCTTACTTGTAGTTTAAATGACCTTCTGGATCTTGCATAAACTCTTTTAGGTAATCCATTACGTCTTCTTTTAGTTCTGCTCTTCTTAATGCGAATTCTAGGGTTGCTTGAACGAATCCTAGTTGATGTCCGATGTCGTATCTTTTGCCGCTAAAGTTGTAGGCGTAAACCGCTTCGTCTTTTGCCTGGCGCTTTAGGGCGTCTGTCAGCTGAATTTCGCCACCTGCTCCTGGTGTTTGGTCTTCTAGGTATTTGAAGATACTTGGCGAAATGACGTATCTTCCTAGAACAGCAGTTTGACTTGGTGCATCTTCTTGCTTTGGTTTTTCAACCATGTCGTTGACTCTGCCAAGTCTTGCGTCGATATCTGTCTTATCGATGATGCCGTACTTGCTTACTTCGCTTAGTTCTACCTGTTGAACACCTAGCACTGTGCCCCCCATCGCTTCGTACTGGTTGATCAGTTGCCCGATAGCGGGTTGTTCTGAAACGACAACGTCGTCTCCAAGCAGTACTGCGAAAGGTTCATTGCCGATAAAGTGCTTAGCGCATAATATTGCGTGTCCTAGACCTTTTGGATCGATCTGTCTTATGTAATGTATGTTTGCCATACCTGTACTCGCCTGGACTGTAGCCAATTGGTCGAGCTTGTTGCCTTCTTGTAGTCTGAGCTCTAGCTCGATGTTTCTGTCAAAGTGATTTTCGATAGCATGTTTGCCGCGACCTGTGATGATGATGATATCTTCAATGCCAGCTGCGACCGCTTCTTCGACAATATATTGAATGGTAGGCTTATCTACAATCGGTAGCATCTCTTTTGGTTGGGCTTTTGTTGCCGGCAAAAATCTTGTGCCAAGTCCTGCAGCTGGAATAACCGCTTTAGTGATTTTCATTAAATTCTCCCTATAACTGAATTTTATTGTCATTCTTTTTTATTGTATGTAAGTATCTAGACCTAGTCAATCGATTAACAAAATTTCATACTTAATTCATACTTTAAGAACTTTTATTACCATTTAAGTATAATCATAACCCAAGTATTTTACAGTTACTTACTTTTCACTGAATACCTTTAGAGAACCGAAATAGACTTCAGACCACGCTTTGATGCAAAATGCTTGTTATTTTTTTGCTGTTACATGCGTTTTTTTGAGTTTGCTTCCAGAAGCAGGGTATAAAATGGTTACAAACTAAATGGACTAAATATACTTTATTAGCCTTGATAGGAATCGAAAGAGAGTTGACTATGGATATTGTCATCATCGTCGGAGCATCCATTTTAATGCCACTGCTATTTGAAACTTTATGCGAAAAAAATATGATTCTTTATCTAAAGAGCGCACTTATTATGCTTTTAGCATCGATGATCTTATATCCATTTTTTGATTTGTCTTTTAATGTGCAACTGCTGTCATTTTCTATTGCAAGCATCTACCGTCTAAAAAATCCGCTTTGGGTATCTAAGGCGCTAATGATTTTAAGTACTGCGGCAACCGCCGAAATGATTCTATTATCTGCAATCGCCATTTTTAGTAATGTACCTGAGCTGATTCAAATGCCCTTCTATTTTTTTATTTTCAGCCCAATCTTCATATTACTCGAAATACACTTTAAACTTTTAGGAAAATGGCACGACCATTATACCACCTCAGCACTTCAATTTACTTTCTTCATTTTTCCACTGCATATTCTCCTGTTGCTTTATGTTGTACCTCTTTCGAATATCGTCATCGCCAGTCTTTCACTTGTTATTTGGTTTACGGACATGGTGATTATTGCTACTGCGCTTAGCATTGATTTACGCATTCGATATTACATCTCGCGCCAGCATCAAGTTTTCAGCAAATTAAATCCTCAACTCCTCGAAGTAATTCAAAGTGAAAGTGAAGTATTGCAAAGGATTGATCATGCTATAAATCAGCAGTACGATACTCCCCCTCCTGCCAATTTGGTTCATGAGTATTTGTCACAAAATATTTTGAAGCATTTAAGCAATAACGATTATATGAATGTAGTCAGCTACGGATTGCTCAATCAATATGACAACCTAAAACTTCATTTGGATTTTCCTGATGATTTTAGCGATTTTGACTTATTTGCAGCTTTTGTAGCACTTATCTCGGATATTTTTGCTGAGGTGTCCGACAGTAGCAGACTGACAATGTCATGGAATTACAAAGAGTCACCCTATTTTGTCGTAACGATTGATAACAATATACTACCAACTGCAGACTTGTCACGATTATTCAGTTCGAGCCTGACTGTTTTTAAAAGTCGCCATCTGAATCAACAGCTTATCAGAGTCTTTACCCTACAAAATGTCACAAGGAAATTAGGTTTTATTGTGGATATCAGCGATACCGATAAAGTGTACCTGACTTTTAAAAGAGAGGTGCGATCATGATAATCTATTCAGTATATAAAGTGATTTTCTTGACACTGATCGCCCAACTGGTTACTGGAGATATTTTAAAGCGGTGGGCCAAGTGGCTGCCCTATGTATTCGCCTATTTGATCTGTGACGGCACTGCAGTTTATTTAGAACACAATTATGTTATCACTGAATTTGTTCCTTTTTTGTTCTTCTCACTTGGTGAATCGTTACTGTTGATGGCTTTGTTCAACGTTCATTTTACTCGTGGATTCTTGCTGCATCTGGTCATCCTACCCGGCTATATTTTTCCTGAGGTCTTGTTTGGATTACTCAGCAGAGTGATTTTTTTACAAACTCGGACTGTAGAGTACTTAAGCCCACTAATTACTTTACTGAATTATATTCCGACTTATGCTCTGATTTTGCTCTTTAGAAAACAACTAAAGAAGTACATTGAGCAAATATTGGCTATTACTCCGGATTTCACGAGCTATATCTTTCTGGTCGGTCTTAATATGTGGTGGCTGCTGATTGTATTTTATGATGCACTTTTCAATTTGGGGTACCAAGAGAATAGAACAATCTATTTTCTGATTCATGTGTTGATCGTCGCACTCATAAATATCATCACTGCGAATATCATCCGACTTAAACATAGTAAGATAACCGATGAATCTATCCATTATCAGTTGAATACTAAAAAATCGATGATGGATGACTATTTAGCCCAAGTACATGACCTGAGAAATGTCGAACAGGTACTCACTGCTTATTCATCATCCGAAACTCCAAAAACCCTTATTGCGATCATGCTAGAACTTAAAGCACTAAAAGCCGAACGTGAAGGAATTAAGGTGTTGGAAGCTGAAGAAATCGCAGAAATGCTACTCGAAACAAACACTTCTTTGATCAATTCAATGGATTTTGCGGTTATTGTCGGTATCATGATGGATAGCGCCATCGACTGTGTGAACACTCATATTGAAGTGAACAACGAAATTAGGGTTGGAGTATCGCTACCTGAGTTGACACTCTTCATTGAAACTCAAGTTACCGAAGAGGCTACTCAAAAGCTACAACAGGTATTTGATGATAATTCCTCCTGTGATATCAGTAAAC is part of the Fusibacter sp. A1 genome and harbors:
- the galU gene encoding UTP--glucose-1-phosphate uridylyltransferase GalU is translated as MKITKAVIPAAGLGTRFLPATKAQPKEMLPIVDKPTIQYIVEEAVAAGIEDIIIITGRGKHAIENHFDRNIELELRLQEGNKLDQLATVQASTGMANIHYIRQIDPKGLGHAILCAKHFIGNEPFAVLLGDDVVVSEQPAIGQLINQYEAMGGTVLGVQQVELSEVSKYGIIDKTDIDARLGRVNDMVEKPKQEDAPSQTAVLGRYVISPSIFKYLEDQTPGAGGEIQLTDALKRQAKDEAVYAYNFSGKRYDIGHQLGFVQATLEFALRRAELKEDVMDYLKEFMQDPEGHLNYK
- a CDS encoding S-layer homology domain-containing protein; the protein is MKKDLFEQGDFTTVFLFDEKFDDADSNQSVYIRTEQIDFGKIPSKSELLDGYKNTTNEATLSNNKSTSSWAEREINELYQSSILNDSSFSLYKESITRERFIDIMVPLYEFLKNEKVMIDPEVSFKDSTNPNVLKAASIGITYGIAENMFGPDIALNREQMATILVRTLVKSGLTIDGEVSPHVFADDITISSWAKESIAVAYNLGMISGVGENKFAPGTLASNEQALVLVSRYLKNNEHIKWFSELDNDRIYLNLDDELYKIELNDAVLVNSNMTSSELMISSLDDLKTLVNISAVTKQSISYLEDSNPNVKGTALEQEAEHMKLTGSALFSGVDKIGEVMNVAISHNSFDKTFNTTITQLTNGTTTYGEAFDKVNYYDLDAKSMSGTMVNFTEIMSTLGIDVVIRYNEQWKIYEIEFK
- a CDS encoding GHKL domain-containing protein, encoding MIIYSVYKVIFLTLIAQLVTGDILKRWAKWLPYVFAYLICDGTAVYLEHNYVITEFVPFLFFSLGESLLLMALFNVHFTRGFLLHLVILPGYIFPEVLFGLLSRVIFLQTRTVEYLSPLITLLNYIPTYALILLFRKQLKKYIEQILAITPDFTSYIFLVGLNMWWLLIVFYDALFNLGYQENRTIYFLIHVLIVALINIITANIIRLKHSKITDESIHYQLNTKKSMMDDYLAQVHDLRNVEQVLTAYSSSETPKTLIAIMLELKALKAEREGIKVLEAEEIAEMLLETNTSLINSMDFAVIVGIMMDSAIDCVNTHIEVNNEIRVGVSLPELTLFIETQVTEEATQKLQQVFDDNSSCDISKHETNFGLSAAKQLAEKNSAELSLNINGPSARLCLSSKRTSLS